In Luteitalea sp. TBR-22, one genomic interval encodes:
- a CDS encoding tetratricopeptide repeat protein: MVVHDSPDHGADVADAAPVRGAPIDVRAYAGLAAILVGLWLAAGALSGAAHQQRHRRSTQLGAEGSIALEQGRHGEAAYLLRQAVALEPDDPALRLTLGKALAGLDRPQEALPYVKDVLAADPVNGEANLVLARLLRRTGDDDGAEAAYYRAIYGRWRSGQQGLRVQPRLELVSLFRDAGRRERLRAALLELSGAFPGDRALQLQAGRELLEAGFADDAARLLRTLVERFADPGAGVSLLAEAEFARGHLIDAYAAAGRALARDPGDRAAARLHRLSARILSLDPDQPRISSSARRDRIRHLLIEARSRLVACAPPSATAASPTILPAVDRWVTRRSADVEVGRALLAAAASSVAQQCPAPAKDDAAGLLLQQLGAGLAS; this comes from the coding sequence ATGGTGGTCCACGACTCACCCGACCACGGGGCCGATGTGGCCGATGCCGCGCCGGTCCGCGGCGCACCGATCGACGTCCGGGCGTATGCCGGGCTTGCCGCGATTCTGGTCGGGCTGTGGCTCGCGGCCGGCGCGCTCTCCGGCGCTGCCCACCAGCAGCGTCATCGTCGCAGTACCCAGCTCGGCGCCGAGGGATCGATCGCGCTCGAGCAGGGGCGGCATGGCGAGGCGGCGTACCTGCTGCGACAGGCCGTGGCTCTGGAACCCGACGACCCGGCACTCCGGTTGACCCTGGGCAAGGCGCTGGCCGGACTCGATCGGCCGCAGGAGGCGCTGCCCTACGTGAAGGATGTCCTGGCCGCCGATCCCGTGAACGGCGAGGCCAACCTCGTGCTCGCGCGCCTGCTCCGTCGCACGGGCGATGACGATGGCGCGGAAGCGGCCTACTACCGGGCCATCTACGGGCGCTGGCGCAGTGGCCAGCAGGGCCTGCGCGTGCAACCCCGGCTCGAACTGGTCTCGCTGTTCCGCGACGCAGGCCGACGCGAGCGACTCCGTGCGGCGTTGCTCGAACTGTCAGGCGCCTTCCCGGGCGACCGGGCCCTGCAGCTGCAGGCTGGCCGAGAACTGCTCGAGGCCGGCTTCGCCGACGATGCCGCCCGGCTGCTCAGGACGCTGGTCGAGCGGTTTGCCGACCCCGGAGCCGGCGTGAGCCTGCTCGCTGAAGCGGAGTTTGCGCGCGGACATCTCATCGACGCCTACGCCGCGGCGGGGCGCGCCCTCGCGCGTGACCCCGGCGATCGAGCGGCGGCCAGGCTCCATCGCCTGAGTGCCCGAATCCTGTCGCTCGACCCCGATCAACCACGCATCTCCTCGTCTGCCCGGCGTGACCGCATCCGGCACCTGCTGATCGAAGCCCGCAGCCGGCTCGTCGCGTGCGCGCCACCCTCGGCCACCGCCGCATCACCGACCATCCTGCCGGCCGTTGACCGGTGGGTCACCAGGCGTTCGGCAGACGTGGAGGTCGGCCGGGCCTTGCTCGCCGCGGCGGCCTCGAGCGTGGCACAGCAGTGTCCGGCGCCAGCGAAGGACGACGCCGCCGGCCTCCTGCTGCAGCAGCTCGGAGCGGGGCTCGCGTCGTGA
- a CDS encoding two-component system response regulator, with protein MPRARLLLLSADHDARHLYVQWFARTSDLVTSCSGSPTEARARLEAQGADVILVDLTPATHWDDWLRLVPDGPHPPVVVLTGWVAHDGRFRHRAFGLGCAAFVAKPCHPRVLAAVLGRVLRGERDISIT; from the coding sequence ATGCCTCGGGCCCGGCTCCTCCTCCTTTCCGCCGATCACGACGCGCGCCACCTGTACGTGCAGTGGTTCGCGCGCACGTCCGACCTCGTCACTTCCTGCTCCGGATCACCCACCGAGGCGCGTGCCCGCCTCGAGGCGCAGGGAGCCGATGTGATTCTCGTCGACCTGACGCCGGCCACGCACTGGGACGACTGGTTGCGTCTCGTTCCGGACGGCCCACATCCCCCGGTGGTCGTGCTGACCGGCTGGGTCGCGCACGACGGACGATTCCGGCATCGGGCCTTCGGGCTCGGGTGCGCCGCCTTCGTCGCCAAGCCCTGTCATCCCCGAGTCCTGGCGGCGGTGCTCGGACGCGTGCTGCGCGGCGAGCGCGACATCTCCATCACCTGA
- a CDS encoding MarR family winged helix-turn-helix transcriptional regulator, producing the protein MPRTTRSSDLPDVLAFMEGLWAVVHRMERLSKQMAAHGGVTGPQRLVLRLIGLFPGISAGDLAATLHLHPSTLTGVLRRLEAQQLLTRQPAAEDRRRTTLTLTRQGQRVSRNVRQTVEGAVAAALAQSPRAHRIATRRFLARLAACLDQELS; encoded by the coding sequence ATGCCGCGCACGACGCGCTCTTCCGACCTGCCCGACGTTCTCGCCTTCATGGAAGGACTCTGGGCCGTCGTGCACCGGATGGAGCGCCTGTCGAAACAGATGGCAGCCCATGGCGGGGTCACCGGTCCGCAACGCCTGGTGTTGCGCCTCATCGGCCTGTTCCCCGGCATCTCCGCCGGTGACCTCGCGGCCACCCTCCACCTGCATCCGAGCACGTTGACGGGCGTGCTCCGCCGCCTCGAGGCGCAGCAGTTGCTGACGCGCCAGCCGGCCGCCGAGGACCGGCGACGGACCACGCTCACTCTGACGCGACAGGGGCAGCGTGTCAGTCGCAACGTCCGCCAGACGGTCGAGGGCGCCGTTGCCGCCGCGCTCGCGCAGTCCCCGAGGGCACACCGGATCGCTACGCGCCGCTTCCTCGCTCGACTGGCCGCGTGTCTGGATCAGGAACTGAGCTGA